Proteins from one Vibrio coralliirubri genomic window:
- a CDS encoding ABC transporter ATP-binding protein: MIKLTGLSKKYGKSLVVDDASAMFPKGEVTSIIGPNGAGKSTLLSMASRLTDSDAGEVVIGDKLLAEWDTKELAKHLAVLRQSNNINMRFTIRELVCFGRFPHSQGRLKDEDHKIVDTALEHLGITDIQNKYLDELSGGQRQMAFIAMVVAQDTDYVFLDEPLNNLDIKHSVEIMQTLRRLAHEFNKAVVIVIHDINFASCYSDNIVAMKKGKVVKSGKVSEVVEKSVMESIYEIPFEIREFDGVRICMYYSGR; encoded by the coding sequence GTGATTAAATTAACAGGTTTAAGTAAGAAGTATGGCAAGTCACTCGTGGTTGATGATGCCAGTGCTATGTTCCCGAAAGGTGAAGTGACTTCTATCATTGGCCCAAATGGTGCGGGTAAAAGTACACTGCTTTCAATGGCGAGCCGCTTAACAGACAGTGACGCAGGTGAAGTGGTCATTGGCGATAAGTTACTGGCGGAGTGGGATACCAAAGAGCTAGCCAAGCACCTTGCCGTGTTAAGACAATCAAACAACATCAATATGCGATTTACGATTCGTGAGTTGGTCTGTTTTGGTCGTTTCCCACACTCTCAAGGTCGCTTGAAAGACGAAGATCATAAGATCGTCGACACAGCACTAGAACACCTTGGCATTACTGACATCCAAAACAAATACCTTGATGAGTTGAGTGGCGGTCAGCGTCAAATGGCATTTATCGCGATGGTTGTGGCACAAGATACGGATTATGTGTTCTTAGATGAGCCTCTGAATAACCTTGATATTAAACACTCTGTTGAAATCATGCAGACGCTTCGTCGTTTGGCGCATGAGTTCAATAAAGCGGTAGTGATCGTGATTCACGACATCAACTTCGCTTCTTGCTACTCGGATAACATTGTCGCGATGAAGAAAGGTAAAGTGGTTAAGTCGGGTAAGGTTTCGGAAGTGGTTGAAAAATCAGTAATGGAATCGATCTACGAGATCCCATTTGAGATTCGCGAGTTCGATGGTGTGCGAATCTGTATGTATTACTCTGGTCGTTAG
- the pstA gene encoding phosphate ABC transporter permease PstA gives MNLRKFKNGLFYAFCIAATATGLIVLSSILYTLIGEGIKGLKWSLFTELTPAPGSEGGLKNAIYGSLILTGMGIAIAAPLGVLAGTWLSEAPKENKTAETLRFLNGMLVSAPSILVGLFIYAVIVVPMGSYSAWAGAIALAILALPVIISSTEEMLRLVPPTLKEAGSGLGAPKWRVITKLSYRAAGPGIVTAILLSVARISGETAPLLFTALNSSFMTTDMGAPMANLPVTIYQFAMSPYSSWQELAWAGALLITSFILFINILATSLPKYLKARKA, from the coding sequence ATGAATCTAAGAAAGTTTAAAAATGGCCTATTCTATGCGTTCTGCATTGCTGCAACCGCAACGGGTCTTATCGTACTCTCGAGCATTCTTTACACCCTAATCGGAGAAGGCATCAAGGGGCTGAAATGGAGCCTGTTTACTGAACTTACTCCAGCGCCGGGCAGCGAAGGCGGCCTGAAAAATGCGATTTATGGCAGCTTGATTCTAACTGGTATGGGCATCGCGATTGCAGCTCCGCTTGGTGTGTTGGCTGGTACTTGGCTATCTGAAGCACCTAAAGAGAACAAAACAGCTGAAACACTACGCTTTCTTAACGGTATGTTAGTGAGCGCACCTTCTATTTTGGTTGGCTTGTTCATCTACGCGGTGATTGTGGTTCCAATGGGTTCTTACTCAGCATGGGCTGGAGCAATCGCGTTAGCTATTCTGGCTTTGCCTGTGATCATCTCTTCAACAGAAGAAATGTTAAGACTGGTGCCACCAACGCTAAAAGAGGCTGGTAGTGGTTTGGGCGCTCCAAAATGGCGTGTGATTACTAAGCTTAGCTACCGCGCTGCAGGCCCAGGCATTGTAACGGCTATCTTGTTGTCGGTTGCTCGAATCTCAGGTGAGACGGCTCCCCTGCTATTCACAGCATTAAACAGCAGCTTCATGACTACAGACATGGGTGCGCCAATGGCGAACCTACCAGTGACCATTTATCAATTTGCGATGAGTCCTTATTCATCGTGGCAAGAATTAGCGTGGGCAGGTGCCCTACTGATTACTTCATTCATTCTATTTATCAACATCCTAGCGACAAGCTTGCCTAAATACCTGAAAGCGAGAAAAGCATAA
- the pstB gene encoding phosphate ABC transporter ATP-binding protein PstB, which translates to MTAMTNSLVNDNSFSKGLDTLSTEATNDQAMTCRMQIEDLSFFYNKNLPASLKNITMPIYNNKVTALIGPSGCGKSTLLRTMNRIYDLYRTQYAEGDILLDDESILGSIDLNELRSKVGMVFQKPTPFPMSIYENMAFGLKLKGGFSKDEIDTQIEKALKRAHLWEEVKDKMNADAMGLSGGQQQRLCIARTIALQPEVILMDEPTSALDPIATAAIEELITELREKYTIVIVTHNMQQAMRISDHTGFMYLGELIEFGETEQIFKAPKHDRTQRYISGDFG; encoded by the coding sequence ATGACTGCAATGACTAACTCATTAGTAAACGACAACTCTTTCTCAAAAGGTCTTGATACCCTGTCTACTGAGGCAACCAATGACCAAGCAATGACTTGTCGCATGCAAATTGAAGACCTGAGCTTCTTCTACAATAAGAATCTGCCAGCGTCGTTAAAGAACATCACCATGCCGATTTACAACAACAAGGTGACGGCACTGATCGGCCCTTCGGGTTGTGGTAAATCAACGCTATTGAGAACCATGAATCGCATCTACGATTTGTACCGCACTCAATATGCAGAAGGAGATATCCTGCTTGATGACGAAAGTATTCTGGGTTCGATTGACCTCAATGAACTTCGCTCAAAAGTCGGCATGGTTTTCCAAAAGCCTACCCCGTTCCCAATGTCTATCTACGAGAACATGGCCTTTGGTCTGAAACTTAAAGGTGGCTTTAGTAAGGATGAAATCGATACTCAAATCGAGAAAGCACTTAAACGTGCACACCTATGGGAAGAAGTGAAAGACAAGATGAACGCGGATGCTATGGGCTTGTCAGGTGGACAACAGCAGCGCTTGTGTATCGCACGTACTATCGCTTTGCAACCTGAGGTGATCCTAATGGATGAACCGACGTCTGCACTCGACCCGATTGCGACTGCTGCGATTGAGGAGCTGATTACCGAGCTTCGTGAGAAGTACACCATCGTTATCGTGACTCACAACATGCAGCAAGCGATGCGTATTTCTGACCACACCGGCTTTATGTATCTTGGCGAATTAATCGAGTTTGGTGAAACCGAGCAGATATTCAAAGCGCCAAAGCATGACCGTACTCAACGCTATATTTCTGGTGATTTCGGTTAA